The Oncorhynchus tshawytscha isolate Ot180627B linkage group LG30, Otsh_v2.0, whole genome shotgun sequence genome includes a region encoding these proteins:
- the LOC112250202 gene encoding tubulin polymerization-promoting protein family member 3-like: MAEGSVSEAEVETAFKKFAIHGDTKATGKEMNGKNFVKLCKDCRVIDGKNVTATDVDIVFTKVKAKTARVITFEQFSQALSELAPKRFKGKGQEETLQQLYGLIAGKEPSNAGVTKVAKAAAVDRLTDTTKFTGAHKERFDETGKGKGKAGREEIPDASGYVGAYKGKGTYEDKVKEA, from the exons ATGGCAGAGGGCTCAGTATCAGAAGCAGAGGTAGAGACGGCCTTCAAGAAGTTTGCCATTCATGGGGACACCAAGGCTACTGGGAAGGAGATGAACGGCAAGAACTTTGTCAAACTCTGCAAGGACTGCCGGGTCATCGACGGCAAGAACGTCACCGCCACCGACGTGGACATCGTCTTCACTAAAGTCAA GGCGAAGACAGCTCGTGTGATCACCTTTGAGCAATTCAGCCAGGCCCTGTCAGAGTTGGCCCCGAAACGTTTCAAAGGGAAGGGCCAGGAGGAGACGCTGCAGCAGCTCTATGGCCTCATAGCAGGGAAGGAGCCCTCCAACGCGGGCGTCACC AAAGTGGCCAAGGCAGCGGCGgtggacagactgacagacaccaCGAAATTCACGGGGGCACACAAGGAGCGTTTTGACGAGACTGGCAAAGGGAAGGGCAAGGCTGGGCGAGAGGAGATCCCAGATGCCAGTGGCTATGTGGGGGCCTACAAGGGCAAGGGCACCTATGAGGATAAGGTCAAGGAAGCATAG